In the genome of Burkholderia sp. PAMC 26561, the window CGCCGCCGAGCCGCAACGCGAGCGTGTGGTCGCGCCACGCGCTGCCGGTGATCGGCAACGGATGGCCGCCCCATTCGTTGAGCTTGCGCACGGCGTCGGTATCGTTCATCTCGAACTTGAGCGTGATTTCGGCGACCGGTTTCGGCAACACTTTCACCGATACCTGCAGAATCATCCCGAGCGTTCCAAGCGATCCGGCGAGCAGGCGCGAGACATCGTAACCCGCAACGTTCTTCACCACCTGGCCGCCGAAATGCAGCACGTGGCCCTGGCCGTTCATCACCACGGCGCCCAATACGAAATCGCGCGGCGCCCCGGCCGCGGCGCGCCGCGGGCCGGCGAGTCCTGCAGCAATGCAGCCGCCGATGGTTGCATCGTGGCCAAAGTGCGGCGGCTCGAACGGCAGCATCTGGTTGCATTCGTCGAGGCGCGCTTCGATCTCGCGCAGTGGTGTGCCGGCCTTCGCGGTGATCACGAGTTCGGCCGGGTCATGTTCGATGATTCCGCTGTGCGCGCGTGTATCGATGATTTCGCCTTGCAACGTCTGGCCGTACCAGTCCTTCGTACCGCCGCCGCGAATCCGCAAGGGCGCGTTGCTCGCTGTCGCGGCGCGCACGCGCTCGGACCAGCTCGCGACAATGTCTTCCTCGTTCATGGTGTCCTGCGTGTTGATGCTGGCCGTCTGCTGGCCAAATGGCTAGTTTTTGATGCTCCAGACCAGTGTATCGGCGCGTGCTGGTAAGGCCACTCGTATAAACGTGGATATGTTTCCTGCATCTGAACGGCCGCTGATGCCGAAGCGGCCGTTTAGTTGCCACGTCTGAACACGATGCCTAAAAGCGCGGAATTTCCGGATGCGGCAGCAAACCGCCGCGAATGTGCATCTTTCCGTACTCGGCGCAGCGCGCGCGCGTGGGAATGCCTTTGTCCGGATTGAGCAGGCCGGGGGGATCGAAGGCGCGCTTGATTGCGTGGAAAGTGTCACGTTCCTCCGGCGAGAACTGCACGCACATGGAATTGATCTTTTCGATCCCCACGCCATGCTCGCCCGTCACCGTCCCGCCGAGTTCCACGCAGGCTTCCAGGATGTCCGAGCCGAACGCTTCAGCGCGATGCCATTCGTCGAGATCGTTGCCATTGAAGAGAATGAGCGGATGCATGTTGCCGTCGCCCGCATGGAACACGTTCATGCAGCGCAGCGCGTACTTGACTTCCATCTCTTCGATACGCGCAAGCAACGGCCCGATCTGGCGGCGCGGCACGGTGCCGTCCATGCAGTAATAATCCGGCGAGATCCGCCCGGCCGCCGGAAACGCGTTCTTGCGTCCCGACCAGAATTTCAGCCGTTCGGCTTCGGAGCGCGAAATCTGGATGCGGTTTGCGCCGAACTCGCGCAACACGGCCGTCATGCGAACGATTTCTTCGGACACTTCGTCTTGCGTGCCATCGGATTCGCACAGCAGGATCGCCTTGGCTTCGAGGTCGTAACCGGCCTTCACGAATTCCTCGACGGCGCGCGTCGCGGGTTTGTCCATCATTTCGAGGCCGGCCGGAATGATCCCCGCTGCAATGATCGCCGCGACCGCGTTGCCGCCTTTCACCACGTCGTCGAAACTCGCCATGATGACTTGCGCCGTTTGCGGCTTCGGAATCAGCTTGACGGTGATTTCGGTGACGATTGCGAACATGCCTTCGCTGCCAATCAACACCGCAAGCAGATCGAGCCCGGGCGCGTCCAGCCCGAGCGAACCGAATTCGAGAATGTCGCCTTCCATCGATACAGCCCGCACCCGCATCACGTTGTGACACGTCAGGCCGTATTTGAGGCAATGAACGCCGCCGGAATTTTCACTGACGTTGCCGCCGATCGTGCACGCAATCTGCGATGAAGGATCGGGCGCGTAATAAAGCCCATACTGTGCGGCGGCTTCGGAAATGGCGAGATTGCGCACGCCAGGCTGGACGGTCGCGGTGCGCGCGTACGGATCGACTTCCATGATCTTGCGAAAGCGCGCAAGAGACACCACGATGCCATGCCGTATCGGCATTGCGCCGCCAGACAAGCCCGTACCGGCGCCCCGCGGGACGATGGGCACGTCGAGCCGCGCGCAAATCTGCACGACACGCTGAACCTGCGCCTCGGTTTCCGGCAATGCAACGGCAAGCGGCAAGCGTCTATACGCGGCGAGTCCGTCGCATTCGTACGCGGCGGTGTCTTCCTCGCGATACAACAGGCAATGCGTCGGCAGCACGGCCATCAATGCCTGGACCACTTCGCGCTGGCGTTGCGCGAGAATTTCCGGCGAAAGCTCGGCGGGTGCGTTCATGTCTCCTCCCGGCGGTTTGTGCGCTGGAGCATTTCCAACAGCAGATCGCCTGATCTTGCACCTGGGCGTCCCCGCCGTCGATTGGGCTAATTACGGGGACGGAGCGCGTTTTCCCTGAGACGCTGAGTTATCAGGCGTCGTACGTAAAGATCTTGCCTGGATTCATCAGGTTGTTCGGGTCGAGCGCGTGTTTGATCGAGCGCATCACACTGATTGCGTCTTCGCCATGTTCTTCGATCATGAACTGCATCTTGTGCAGGCCGACGCCATGCTCGCCGGTACACGTTCCGCCCATGCGCAGCGCGCGCTGCACGATCCGGTGATTGATGCGTTCGGCTTCTTCGAGCTCTTCCGGCTTCGCGGGATCAAGCAGCATGGCGACGTGGAAATTACCATCGCCGACGTGGCCAACTATCGGGCAAGGCAGCGTGCTCGCCTTCAGATCCTGTTCCGTCTCCATCACGCATTCGGCCAGGCGCGAGATCGGCACGCATACATCCGTGGTCACTGCGCGGCAACCGGGTTTCAATTGCAGCATCGCGAAATAGGCGTTGTGGCGCGCGTTCCACAGGCGGCTGCGATCTTCCGGGCGCGTCGCCCACTCGAAATCCGTGCCGTGATTTTCGGCAATGATCGCCTGCACCGTTTCCGCTTGCTCCTTCACGCTGCTTTCCGTGCCATGGAATTCAAAGAAGAGCATTGGCGATTCGCGGAAAGTCATGTTCGAGTGGCGGTTGATCGAACGCACGGCGAGCGAATCCAGGAATTCGACGCGGGCGACCGGCACGCCCATCTGAATCGTTTCGATGGTCGCGCGCACGGCGTCGCCCATCGACGGAAATGCGCATACCGCCGCCGATACCGCTTCCGGCTGCGGATAAAGCCGCACGGTGATCTCGACGATCACGCCAAGCGTGCCTTCCGAGCCGACGAACAAGCGCGTCAAGTCATATCCCGCCGATGATTTGCGCGCACGCGTGCCGGTCTTGATGACGCGGCCGTCGGCGAGTACGACGGTCAGGCCGAGCACGTTCTCGCGCATGGTCCCGTAACGCACGGCATTCGTGCCCGAGGCGCGCGTGGCGGACATCCCGCCAATGCTTGCGTCTGCGCCCGGGTCGATCGGGAAGAACAGGCCCGTGTCCTTCAATGCTTCGTTCAACTGTTTGCGCGAAATCCCGGGCTGGACCGTGACGGTCAGGTCTTCGGCGTCTATCGACAAGACGCGGTTCAGGCCGGACATGTCGATGGACACGCCACCCTGCACTGCCAGCAAATGACCTTCGAGCGACGAACCATTGCCGTACGGAATCACCGGCACGTTGTGTTCGGCGCACAGCTTCACTACCGTCTGGACTTCTTCCGTGCTCGTCACGAACACGACGGCATCGGGCAATTGCGGGTCGAACGGGGATTCGTCGCGTCCATGGTGCTCGCGCACGGCGGCCGTGGTCGAAATGCGATCACCAAAAGCGGTTTTCAGCGCATCGAGCAGGGTGGCAGGAAAGGTGCGGCGAACGGCGATTGGAGGGACGGGATGATTCACGGCATGTCTCCGGACATCGATGTGACGGACGTTGGGATGCACGAAATCCGGCAATGACGTGCGGGATTCGTGCGTTTTATGCGTCTATTTTACGCCGATACCCCGAGTCCAGCCGATGCCCGGTCGATGCCTATAATGAGCATGGACGCAGACTTTCGTTCGCGTCGACCTGGGAGACAACATGGGCAATCGCCTGAGCAAGATAGCGACACGCACCGGCGACGACGGCTCGACCGGCCTCGGCGACGGCAGTCGCGTGCAGAAAGACGACGCGCGGATCGCGGCCATTGGAGACGTCGATGAACTGAATTCGCAGATTGGCGTGCTGTTGTGCGAAAAACTCCCCGACGATGTCCGCGCGGCGCTGGTCGCGATCCAGCACGATCTCTTCGACCTCGGCGGCGAGCTATGCATTCCCGGCCATTCGATGATCGAAGAGGCGCATCTTGCGCGTATCGATGATTGGATCAACGAGTACAACGCCAACCTGCCGCCGCTGAAGGAATTCATCCTGCCGGGTGGATCGCGGGCGGCAGCGCTTGCTCACGTTAGCCGGACGGTTTGCCGTCGCGCGGAACGCTCGATCGTCGCGCTTGGCCGTGTGGACAAGATCAACGCCGAGCCGCGAAAATACGTGAACCGGCTTTCTGATTTGCTGTTTGTCCTGTCGCGCGTGCTGAACCGCGTAGATGGCGGGTCGGACGTGTTGTGGAATCACGAACGCAAGCTGTAAAGTAAAAGGCCGCGAATCCGTCTTCGCAGCCTTTTTATCTTCAGTTGCCGTTACCACGCGCCACACGACGCTGCTTCACGGCGGTGGCCAGCCCTTCCAGCACGCCCAGACTGTCTTCCCAGCTAATGCATGCGTCGGTCACGCTTTGACCGTAGACCAGCTCGCAGCCTTCCTTCAGATCCTGACGCCCCGCGACCAGATTCGATTCCACCATCACGCCGACGATCCGCTCGTCGCCACCGGCAATCTGCTTGCCGATATCGGCGCAAACCGGGATCTGGTTCTCGTGCTTCTTCGAGCTATTGGCGTGGCTTGCATCGATCATCAAGCGTGCAGCCAACCCTGCCTTGCCGATGTCGCTGCACGCGGCGTCGACACTTTGCGCATCGTAGTTCGGCGCCTTGCCGCCGCGCAGGATGATGTGGCAATCCTCGTTGCCGGCCGTCGACACGATCGCCGAATGGCCGCCCTTCGTCACCGACAGGAAATGGTGCGGCTGCGACGCGGCCTTGATCGCATCCACGGCAATCTTCACATTGCCGTCCGTCCCGTTCTTGAAGCCGACCGGGCACGACAATCCCGAAGCCAGTTCACGGTGCACCTGAGATTCCGTCGTCCGCGCACCGATCGCGCCCCACGAAATCAGATCCGCGATGTACTGCGGGCTGATCATGTCGAGGTACTCGGTGCCGGCCGGCAGCCCTAGTTCGTTGATGTGCAGCAGCAATTCGCGGGCGGTGCGCAGACCGTCATTGATCTTGAAGCTGTTGTCCATAAACGGGTCGTTGATCAGGCCCTTCCAGCCCACCGTGGTACGTGGCTTTTCGAAGTACACCCGCATCACGATTTCCAGCTCGCCCGCGAAACGCTTGCGCTGCTCGACCAGACGGCCGGCGTATTCCATCGCTGCCTTGGTGTCGTGAATCGAGCACGGTCCGATGATCACGATCAGCCGGTCTTCCATGCCGTGCAGGATGCGATGCATCGACTGGCGCGAGTTGTAGATGAGGTTCGAAACCGGCTCGGCGCACGCGAACTCGCGGATCAGGTGAGCAGGGGGCGTCAGTTCTTTCAATTCGCGGATTCGGACATCGTCGGTGTTGTGCGGGGGCATGCTGGTTCTCCAGGAACTCGTTTTGGTGCTGTGTTCAATGTGATGAAAGAAAAAGGCATAAAAAAACCGCCAGACTCGGCTGGCGGTTTTTCGGGAAACTTGGGTTCAGCACAAACGACTCACCCCTCTCGATCCGCCAGCGGCTTGAGATGCCAAAAGAAATAAAAATAAAACTTGGCGGACATGAGGTTTCGGTCTTTGGTAAAAATTGAACGTCTTGCTTTATAACCCCAAACCTGCGCGGGTGGCAAGTTGCAAGGTATCAAAATGCGGATAATCCGCATGCACATGCTATTTTTGCGTGAGACGTGAAGATTTCATGCGGGTTTTACGCATGCTGCGCTTGCTTTCGACAAGCGGCGCGGCATGCGGAAGAGTGGAAGAGTCAGGTCAAACCGTGCCGCCCACTGTCATCTTTTCGATGCGCAACGTCGGCTGGCCCACGCCCACCGGCACGCTCTGGCCTTCCTTGCCGCACACGCCCACGCCGCCGTCGAGCGCCATGTCGTTGCCGATCATGGTCACGTACTTGAGCGATTCCGGGCCGCTGCCGATCAGCGTTGCGCCCTTCACCGGGTACGTCACCTTGCCGTTTTCGATCATGTACGCCTCGGACGCCGAGAACACGAACTTGCCGTTGGTGATGTCAACCTGACCGCCGCCGAAATTCACCGCATACAAGCCGTTTTTCACCGATGCCAGGATTTCGCCCGGATCTTTATCGCCGTTGAGCATGTACGTGTTGGTCATGCGTGGCATGGGCAGCGCCGCGTACGATTCACGTCGTGCATTGCCCGTCACCGGCATTTTCATCAGGCGCGCGTTCAGCGAGTCCTGGATGTAGCCCTTCAGGATGCCGTCCTCGATCAGCGTGGTGCACTGCGTGGGATTGCCTTCGTCGTCGATGTTGAGCGACCCGCGGCGATTCGGCAGCGTGCCGTCATCGACAACCGTGACGCCTTTCGCCGCCACTCGCTCGCCGATCCGGCCAGCAAACGCCGACGAGCCCTTGCGGTTGAAGTCACCTTCAAGTCCGTGGCCGATGGCTTCGTGCAGCAGCACGCCGGGCCAGCCCGGTCCGAGCACGACGGTCATGGCGCCTGCCGGAGCGGGACGCGCGTCGAGATTGACCAGTGCCGCGTGCACGGCCTGATCAACGTAAGTGGAGAGAATTTCGTCGGTGAAATAAGCGTAGTCGTAGCGACCGCCGCCGCCGCCGCTGCCAATCTCGCGGCGTCCGTCTTTCTCGGCGATCACCGTCACAGAAACGCGCACGAGCGGCCGGATGTCGGCGGCCAGGGCGCCGTCGCTGCGTGCGACCAGCACGACGTCGTACTCGCCCGCCAACCCTGCCATGACCTGAACGATGCGCGGGTCGCGTCCCCGCGCCATCTGCTCGACGCGCTCGAGCAATTTCACCTTGGCGGTGGCATCGAGCGATGAAAGCGGGTCCGACGGCAGATAAAGGTCACGGCCGAACACGCCGGTCAGCGAACTCGCCGATTTGATCTTGTGTTTGCCGCCGCCTGCTTTCGCGATCGCGCGCGTCGCCATGGCCGCCTGGCGAATGGAATCAGCCGACAGATCGTCCGAATACGCGAACGCCGTCCGGTCGCCCGACACGGCGCGAACGCCCACGCCCTGGTCGATGCTGAAACTGCCCGATTTGACGATGCCTTCCTCCAGGCTCCACGCCTCGCTGCGGGTGGACTGGAAATAGAGATCCGCGTAATCAACGCGGTGCGTGAAGATCTCTGCCAGCGTGCGCGTAATGGTGGATTCGTCTAGGCCGTAAGGCGTCAGAAGAATCTCTTTCGCGGTGGCGAGATT includes:
- the glcE gene encoding glycolate oxidase subunit GlcE, whose protein sequence is MNEEDIVASWSERVRAATASNAPLRIRGGGTKDWYGQTLQGEIIDTRAHSGIIEHDPAELVITAKAGTPLREIEARLDECNQMLPFEPPHFGHDATIGGCIAAGLAGPRRAAAGAPRDFVLGAVVMNGQGHVLHFGGQVVKNVAGYDVSRLLAGSLGTLGMILQVSVKVLPKPVAEITLKFEMNDTDAVRKLNEWGGHPLPITGSAWRDHTLALRLGGAEAAVKSARTALGGEVVDAVEADRFWCGLREQSDPFFAVLPPKSALWRLSLPSIAEPMHLPGPHLMEWGGAQRWWITDADAQTVRISAKQAGGHATIFRSGSSYDRNAGVFTPLPAPMMKIHRGLKSAFDPARIFNRGRLYPDF
- a CDS encoding FAD-linked oxidase C-terminal domain-containing protein, translating into MNAPAELSPEILAQRQREVVQALMAVLPTHCLLYREEDTAAYECDGLAAYRRLPLAVALPETEAQVQRVVQICARLDVPIVPRGAGTGLSGGAMPIRHGIVVSLARFRKIMEVDPYARTATVQPGVRNLAISEAAAQYGLYYAPDPSSQIACTIGGNVSENSGGVHCLKYGLTCHNVMRVRAVSMEGDILEFGSLGLDAPGLDLLAVLIGSEGMFAIVTEITVKLIPKPQTAQVIMASFDDVVKGGNAVAAIIAAGIIPAGLEMMDKPATRAVEEFVKAGYDLEAKAILLCESDGTQDEVSEEIVRMTAVLREFGANRIQISRSEAERLKFWSGRKNAFPAAGRISPDYYCMDGTVPRRQIGPLLARIEEMEVKYALRCMNVFHAGDGNMHPLILFNGNDLDEWHRAEAFGSDILEACVELGGTVTGEHGVGIEKINSMCVQFSPEERDTFHAIKRAFDPPGLLNPDKGIPTRARCAEYGKMHIRGGLLPHPEIPRF
- a CDS encoding FAD-binding oxidoreductase — protein: MNHPVPPIAVRRTFPATLLDALKTAFGDRISTTAAVREHHGRDESPFDPQLPDAVVFVTSTEEVQTVVKLCAEHNVPVIPYGNGSSLEGHLLAVQGGVSIDMSGLNRVLSIDAEDLTVTVQPGISRKQLNEALKDTGLFFPIDPGADASIGGMSATRASGTNAVRYGTMRENVLGLTVVLADGRVIKTGTRARKSSAGYDLTRLFVGSEGTLGVIVEITVRLYPQPEAVSAAVCAFPSMGDAVRATIETIQMGVPVARVEFLDSLAVRSINRHSNMTFRESPMLFFEFHGTESSVKEQAETVQAIIAENHGTDFEWATRPEDRSRLWNARHNAYFAMLQLKPGCRAVTTDVCVPISRLAECVMETEQDLKASTLPCPIVGHVGDGNFHVAMLLDPAKPEELEEAERINHRIVQRALRMGGTCTGEHGVGLHKMQFMIEEHGEDAISVMRSIKHALDPNNLMNPGKIFTYDA
- a CDS encoding cob(I)yrinic acid a,c-diamide adenosyltransferase is translated as MGNRLSKIATRTGDDGSTGLGDGSRVQKDDARIAAIGDVDELNSQIGVLLCEKLPDDVRAALVAIQHDLFDLGGELCIPGHSMIEEAHLARIDDWINEYNANLPPLKEFILPGGSRAAALAHVSRTVCRRAERSIVALGRVDKINAEPRKYVNRLSDLLFVLSRVLNRVDGGSDVLWNHERKL
- the aroG gene encoding 3-deoxy-7-phosphoheptulonate synthase AroG, whose protein sequence is MPPHNTDDVRIRELKELTPPAHLIREFACAEPVSNLIYNSRQSMHRILHGMEDRLIVIIGPCSIHDTKAAMEYAGRLVEQRKRFAGELEIVMRVYFEKPRTTVGWKGLINDPFMDNSFKINDGLRTARELLLHINELGLPAGTEYLDMISPQYIADLISWGAIGARTTESQVHRELASGLSCPVGFKNGTDGNVKIAVDAIKAASQPHHFLSVTKGGHSAIVSTAGNEDCHIILRGGKAPNYDAQSVDAACSDIGKAGLAARLMIDASHANSSKKHENQIPVCADIGKQIAGGDERIVGVMVESNLVAGRQDLKEGCELVYGQSVTDACISWEDSLGVLEGLATAVKQRRVARGNGN
- the tldD gene encoding metalloprotease TldD; the encoded protein is MNIIEPGIRNLATAKEILLTPYGLDESTITRTLAEIFTHRVDYADLYFQSTRSEAWSLEEGIVKSGSFSIDQGVGVRAVSGDRTAFAYSDDLSADSIRQAAMATRAIAKAGGGKHKIKSASSLTGVFGRDLYLPSDPLSSLDATAKVKLLERVEQMARGRDPRIVQVMAGLAGEYDVVLVARSDGALAADIRPLVRVSVTVIAEKDGRREIGSGGGGGRYDYAYFTDEILSTYVDQAVHAALVNLDARPAPAGAMTVVLGPGWPGVLLHEAIGHGLEGDFNRKGSSAFAGRIGERVAAKGVTVVDDGTLPNRRGSLNIDDEGNPTQCTTLIEDGILKGYIQDSLNARLMKMPVTGNARRESYAALPMPRMTNTYMLNGDKDPGEILASVKNGLYAVNFGGGQVDITNGKFVFSASEAYMIENGKVTYPVKGATLIGSGPESLKYVTMIGNDMALDGGVGVCGKEGQSVPVGVGQPTLRIEKMTVGGTV